A portion of the Simkania negevensis Z genome contains these proteins:
- a CDS encoding helix-turn-helix domain-containing protein, producing MKDFLFRKNLTVKKFAGDLGISPSYLYQLLRGERKPSLQLAHKIEKYTKGEVTVKKLLDHILHKKNNFYKELDIQQELEVHERRLLELEAFDESLKKRYESLERRLLRLEKEREL from the coding sequence ATGAAAGATTTTTTATTTAGGAAGAATCTTACTGTTAAAAAATTTGCAGGAGATTTAGGAATTTCTCCCTCCTATTTGTACCAACTCCTTCGGGGAGAACGAAAGCCCTCGTTGCAACTCGCACATAAAATAGAAAAGTATACCAAGGGTGAAGTGACAGTAAAAAAATTGCTTGATCATATCTTGCATAAGAAAAACAATTTCTATAAAGAATTAGATATCCAACAAGAATTGGAAGTTCATGAAAGGCGCCTGCTCGAGCTTGAAGCTTTTGATGAGAGCCTTAAAAAACGGTATGAGTCATTAGAGAGGCGACTTTTGAGATTAGAAAAGGAGAGAGAGTTATGA
- a CDS encoding DUF190 domain-containing protein yields the protein MTNILITRIYMTESEHHLDAVLKVLHDDIKMAHVTVFRGIEGFEKGGKIQASKFLSLSLSLPLVVEFFDVPDRVKEAIEILKETIEKGHIVTLNGDLK from the coding sequence ATGACGAACATCTTAATCACACGCATTTACATGACAGAATCAGAGCACCATTTAGACGCGGTCTTAAAGGTGCTTCATGATGATATTAAAATGGCTCATGTCACTGTCTTCAGGGGAATTGAAGGGTTTGAAAAAGGGGGTAAAATCCAAGCGTCTAAATTTTTAAGCCTTTCCTTAAGCCTCCCTCTAGTTGTAGAATTTTTCGATGTTCCAGATCGTGTAAAGGAAGCTATTGAAATCCTTAAAGAAACAATTGAAAAAGGACATATAGTTACACTTAATGGCGATTTAAAATAA
- a CDS encoding type II secretion system protein, whose translation MKKRPFTLIEIMIALGIVSLLLAVMFPHFRETMRMKKQIEIEKSYVFAKAHVQERLATLFSKTPHHFKTHQEKDGPFELQLKFDNGYDDDENFRGEVTGHLWCDKGILRFKTFGKKDASREEILLEGLKNARFDFTSVTEGKFDITSSWEKGDLPLFFVLNVSFSDDKEDAFYFRLNAKNRLEYPSL comes from the coding sequence ATGAAGAAACGGCCCTTTACCCTGATTGAAATCATGATCGCCCTTGGAATCGTCAGCTTACTGCTTGCTGTCATGTTTCCTCATTTTCGAGAAACCATGCGGATGAAAAAGCAAATCGAAATCGAAAAGTCCTATGTCTTTGCAAAAGCCCACGTTCAAGAGCGGCTTGCCACCTTGTTTTCCAAGACACCACACCACTTCAAAACCCATCAGGAAAAAGATGGACCATTCGAGCTACAGCTTAAGTTTGATAATGGATATGATGATGACGAAAACTTTCGAGGAGAAGTGACTGGTCATCTTTGGTGCGACAAGGGCATACTCCGTTTTAAAACTTTTGGGAAAAAGGATGCTTCTCGCGAAGAGATCCTTCTTGAAGGGCTCAAAAATGCGCGGTTTGACTTCACAAGCGTCACGGAAGGAAAATTCGATATAACTTCGAGCTGGGAAAAGGGGGACCTTCCACTCTTTTTTGTTTTAAATGTGAGTTTTTCCGATGATAAAGAAGATGCCTTTTACTTTCGCCTAAACGCGAAAAATCGCTTAGAGTACCCGAGTTTATGA
- a CDS encoding M3 family oligoendopeptidase: MKLSQKWDLDCFLKGRSPQQVLETLRLQLEELDKGIRAKVDIKKAIFTLQDLSQHYHELSRFITCLNAQDVTDSKAHFLQDQVTGLGAQFVNTAVLLDEWLTALDDQTFHSLLQDDEILPIAFGVSEKRRLAKEKLPAKEEAFINDFAVDGFHGWPQMWDAVIGNMTFSLDEKKLSFSQIENEMADPCRKTRQAAFESIDGAFREKMPLFAQILNHLAGFRLAIYKKRGWNQVLKEPLENNRMQTESLQAMWNAIERHREKLKAYMKCKADLLGLSQLDWCDLEAPLGEVKQKISFEDAAAFIIKHFNRFSPKMGAFAKDVLQSKWMDAEDRKNKYPGGFCVNFPVSQESRIFMTYAETMTNLFTLAHELGHAYHNFVTRFLPGIAQDIRMNVAETASTMAEITVTRAAIQEAKSKQDQLFILDDHLSRSVAYLMNIYARFLFETRFYEARKKGFVAPEKLNTLMEEAQKEAYGNALGAYHPLFWAAKMHFQLSETAFYNFPYTFGYLFSLGIYELGSKQEDFESSYIALLEDTGQMRVETLAQKHFKVDLTKPDFWEMGLHVIDSDIDTFLELTKK, from the coding sequence ATGAAATTATCTCAAAAATGGGACTTAGATTGCTTTTTAAAAGGTCGATCTCCCCAGCAAGTACTTGAAACGTTGCGCTTACAGCTTGAAGAACTTGATAAAGGTATCCGAGCCAAAGTCGATATCAAAAAAGCAATTTTCACCCTGCAAGATCTCTCCCAACATTATCATGAATTGAGCCGTTTCATCACCTGTTTAAATGCTCAAGATGTGACCGACTCTAAGGCCCATTTTTTACAAGACCAGGTGACAGGGCTTGGAGCTCAATTTGTCAATACTGCAGTCCTTCTCGATGAGTGGTTAACTGCTCTTGATGATCAAACATTTCATTCTCTCCTCCAAGATGATGAGATCCTTCCTATTGCATTTGGCGTCAGTGAAAAAAGACGTCTCGCTAAAGAGAAACTCCCAGCAAAAGAAGAAGCTTTTATTAATGATTTTGCAGTAGATGGATTTCACGGCTGGCCCCAGATGTGGGATGCTGTCATCGGAAATATGACGTTCTCGCTAGATGAAAAAAAACTCTCGTTTAGTCAGATTGAAAATGAGATGGCCGATCCCTGCCGAAAAACAAGACAGGCGGCGTTTGAAAGCATCGATGGAGCGTTTCGCGAAAAAATGCCCCTTTTTGCCCAAATCTTGAATCACTTAGCAGGCTTTCGACTAGCCATTTATAAAAAACGGGGATGGAATCAGGTTTTAAAAGAGCCTTTAGAAAATAATCGGATGCAAACAGAATCACTTCAAGCCATGTGGAACGCGATTGAGCGCCATCGAGAAAAGCTCAAAGCCTATATGAAGTGTAAAGCAGATTTACTAGGCCTATCTCAACTAGATTGGTGCGATCTTGAAGCTCCACTTGGTGAAGTAAAACAAAAGATTTCATTCGAAGATGCTGCGGCTTTTATCATCAAGCACTTCAATCGCTTTAGTCCAAAAATGGGAGCGTTTGCAAAAGACGTTTTGCAAAGCAAATGGATGGATGCGGAAGACCGAAAAAACAAATACCCCGGTGGGTTCTGTGTCAACTTCCCAGTCTCTCAGGAAAGTCGCATCTTCATGACCTATGCTGAGACCATGACCAACCTCTTCACCCTTGCGCATGAATTAGGGCACGCCTATCACAACTTTGTTACACGTTTTCTCCCTGGGATTGCTCAAGATATTCGGATGAATGTAGCAGAAACAGCGTCAACAATGGCCGAAATCACTGTCACAAGAGCTGCTATACAAGAAGCCAAGTCAAAACAAGATCAACTTTTCATCTTAGATGATCACTTGAGCCGCTCTGTTGCTTACCTCATGAACATTTATGCTCGCTTTCTTTTCGAAACCCGTTTTTATGAGGCGCGGAAGAAAGGTTTTGTTGCCCCTGAGAAGCTCAACACCTTAATGGAAGAGGCCCAAAAAGAGGCCTATGGCAATGCCCTGGGCGCTTATCACCCTCTTTTTTGGGCAGCAAAAATGCACTTCCAACTCTCTGAAACAGCATTTTACAATTTTCCCTACACCTTTGGCTATCTCTTTAGCTTGGGTATCTACGAGCTGGGATCCAAACAAGAAGATTTCGAAAGTTCATATATCGCGTTGCTTGAGGATACCGGACAAATGAGAGTTGAAACCCTAGCTCAAAAACACTTTAAGGTAGATCTCACAAAACCAGACTTCTGGGAAATGGGGCTCCACGTAATTGATTCAGACATTGACACCTTTTTGGAGCTTACAAAAAAGTGA
- a CDS encoding adenylate/guanylate cyclase domain-containing protein, with translation MKLRYRLFIWVGSLFFLAFAASFYVEQQVTRTNLLKTRESLLQELYKANEQKRKSIESYVSDMLWKLQARIDSVLQGVASYKLVQKGFAPTPDNLADGTWLDAASLMITNQWLGFVQNISDNTTMSDIVVHSDELRNTLHFPLQDNIHLVAMQDINLPGKWKGPFIGIGFDLNTFSQQISKDNLKEADESYFVYFTPEVLLRMDVNNKTFPNIGLSVNLLEPFLKWIEIPYRSFFLEDFVKSIQQTQALLREKSDILPEDEKWEEMLQQKLAMHPNISGGDFDCFSYIHKNTDAPLSKDEFRSKDEILQYVKNYIQHYNKVGLIWGVSALTDTKLFGHDPLSPDAPFGMGMLDLETFCGKGLQSDQVFSSKIQYDVKKETEALKMPVDFILPHLDVITPTDFHHVFFGNTLKLNDSKTGKTSYLTLGAHGGPILSALARATHQTSMFVSDGRIIAVSNPKGEEAPQNSSWFEAPVEKLMGQTSGVVTFGGKEYFFLHISPYHEADLHFFIFNLKSIEFQFIDSINEGTEDLIEKLSMQMRIASIIALVIVLFFLNNIAKRVTKPIAHLAEVTQTVAEGKLHEIEIPKETEKKGADEVYTLYHAFFEMVKGLREKEKVRGVLNKVVSKEIAEETLKGNVQLGGEEKRVTVFFADIRNFTAITERMNPKDVILLINSCMTRISDKIDQYGGVIDKYVGDEVMALFGAPIEKKDSALNAIKCAVDVIESFATWNKTSIVPIELGIGIHTGTVVAGNMGAENRLNYTVLGANVNLAARLCDRAAPRQILISSATLDEEDVKANINYASLEPIELKGFTEPVPVFSVTNYKR, from the coding sequence ATGAAGTTACGCTATCGCCTTTTTATATGGGTTGGAAGCCTCTTTTTTCTTGCATTCGCAGCGTCTTTCTACGTCGAACAACAAGTGACCCGAACAAACCTTCTCAAAACAAGAGAAAGTCTGTTGCAAGAGCTCTACAAGGCCAATGAGCAAAAAAGGAAATCGATCGAATCGTATGTTTCCGATATGCTCTGGAAGCTTCAAGCGCGGATCGATTCAGTGCTTCAAGGTGTTGCTAGTTACAAACTGGTGCAAAAAGGATTTGCGCCTACTCCAGACAACCTAGCTGATGGAACATGGCTCGATGCTGCTTCTCTAATGATCACCAACCAATGGCTTGGATTTGTCCAGAACATTTCAGACAATACGACGATGTCAGACATCGTTGTTCACTCTGATGAACTAAGAAATACATTGCATTTTCCCCTTCAAGACAATATTCACCTGGTGGCAATGCAAGATATCAATCTTCCAGGTAAATGGAAAGGACCCTTTATTGGAATTGGGTTTGATTTAAATACGTTTTCACAGCAAATAAGCAAAGACAATCTCAAAGAAGCAGATGAAAGCTACTTCGTGTATTTTACCCCCGAAGTCTTATTAAGAATGGATGTGAACAATAAAACGTTTCCCAACATCGGACTCTCGGTTAACTTACTCGAGCCTTTTCTGAAGTGGATTGAAATTCCTTACCGTTCGTTTTTTCTTGAAGACTTTGTGAAAAGTATCCAACAAACTCAAGCTTTATTACGCGAAAAATCTGACATCCTTCCTGAAGATGAAAAGTGGGAGGAGATGCTTCAGCAAAAATTGGCAATGCATCCCAACATAAGTGGTGGCGACTTTGACTGTTTTTCCTACATCCATAAAAATACCGATGCACCACTTTCTAAAGACGAATTCAGAAGCAAAGATGAGATTTTACAGTACGTCAAAAATTACATTCAGCATTATAACAAGGTTGGACTCATTTGGGGAGTTTCAGCTCTAACGGACACGAAACTTTTTGGACACGATCCGCTTAGTCCTGATGCTCCTTTTGGGATGGGAATGTTAGACTTGGAGACATTTTGTGGGAAAGGACTTCAAAGTGATCAAGTGTTTAGCTCTAAAATTCAATACGACGTTAAAAAAGAGACAGAGGCTTTAAAAATGCCAGTCGATTTTATTCTGCCCCACCTCGATGTTATTACACCAACAGACTTTCACCACGTCTTTTTTGGAAATACTTTGAAATTGAATGATTCGAAGACAGGAAAAACCAGCTATTTGACTTTAGGAGCTCATGGAGGACCTATCTTATCTGCACTTGCAAGAGCAACACATCAAACCTCTATGTTTGTTTCAGATGGAAGAATTATTGCGGTCTCAAACCCTAAAGGAGAAGAAGCTCCTCAAAACTCTTCCTGGTTTGAGGCGCCTGTTGAAAAACTGATGGGGCAAACTTCTGGGGTGGTTACGTTTGGAGGAAAAGAGTATTTCTTCCTTCATATTTCTCCTTACCATGAAGCAGATCTTCACTTTTTTATTTTCAATCTTAAATCGATAGAGTTTCAATTTATTGATTCTATCAATGAAGGAACCGAAGATCTTATTGAAAAACTTTCGATGCAAATGCGGATTGCATCAATCATTGCACTTGTCATCGTTTTATTTTTTCTCAATAACATCGCAAAACGGGTTACTAAACCGATTGCTCATCTAGCTGAAGTGACCCAGACAGTTGCTGAGGGAAAGCTACATGAAATTGAAATTCCAAAAGAAACCGAGAAAAAGGGGGCCGATGAAGTCTATACCCTTTATCACGCTTTTTTTGAGATGGTTAAAGGATTGCGTGAAAAAGAAAAAGTTCGCGGAGTCTTAAACAAAGTCGTTTCAAAAGAAATTGCAGAAGAGACTCTGAAAGGAAACGTTCAACTGGGAGGCGAAGAAAAACGGGTTACAGTCTTCTTTGCTGACATTCGCAATTTTACAGCAATCACTGAACGGATGAATCCAAAAGATGTCATTCTTCTTATCAACAGCTGTATGACTCGCATTTCTGACAAGATTGATCAATATGGCGGGGTGATTGATAAGTATGTAGGAGATGAAGTGATGGCCCTTTTTGGCGCTCCGATTGAGAAAAAAGATAGTGCGCTCAACGCGATCAAATGCGCTGTTGATGTGATAGAATCCTTTGCTACTTGGAATAAAACAAGTATAGTTCCTATTGAATTGGGGATCGGGATTCACACTGGAACGGTTGTTGCTGGAAACATGGGCGCCGAAAATCGACTCAACTACACCGTACTTGGCGCCAACGTCAACCTAGCTGCCCGTCTTTGTGATCGGGCTGCGCCCAGACAAATTTTGATCAGTAGTGCCACACTCGATGAAGAAGACGTGAAGGCCAACATCAATTATGCATCATTAGAACCCATCGAACTTAAAGGCTTTACAGAACCTGTGCCGGTATTTTCCGTCACAAATTATAAACGATGA
- the mutL gene encoding DNA mismatch repair endonuclease MutL, with protein sequence MANTIHVLSEETINLIAAGEVIENPASVVKELLENAVDAEATRVTVEIQGGGFKLLSVSDNGKGMSRDDLLLCIERHATSKIRIADDLTSIFSMGFRGEALASIAAISKMRITSCRKDDANKLYAEGGKIQSLEPATRNPGTTVAVHALFYNVPARRKFQKSAQSCQNSIVKMLTKLALAHPFLEVKCIADGKEVFSSFMKRSKEKEVVTHDVIEKVLGAEFLEGTSEVHHQEHGCFLHGFIGSPHGCRKSKAGQYLFVNGRAIQSAEISRAIYEGYGTRLPLNEHPTFVLHLTLPSQWIDVNVHPQKTEIRLHESSEIEHVVRKGVFEALQRELSSNPTNHPKFETSFAWEGPLETTLMFREEKEEMLPPQLPTQHLPIIGLYSHYLLLDAAGIDLSIGGSDGIILVDLQAAKAQITFESILNRFEQTGEMQTLLFPITFECAIHEKGLIESHLPILQKLGIAIRLFGENTFVVDALDPHLEEMEIKKLVDELVEILHQFGDDEHLAKKQQKKLALTILRYARSEREGVTLEQARAIAKQLFSLPSPFYGPTGKPTCIYMSQDEIENHFR encoded by the coding sequence ATGGCAAACACGATTCATGTTTTATCTGAAGAGACCATCAATCTCATTGCAGCGGGCGAAGTCATTGAGAACCCAGCAAGTGTTGTAAAAGAACTCCTGGAGAATGCTGTGGATGCCGAGGCGACTCGCGTCACTGTGGAAATTCAAGGAGGAGGATTCAAGCTTCTGTCAGTCAGTGACAATGGAAAAGGGATGAGTCGCGACGATCTCCTCCTTTGCATAGAGCGGCATGCGACTTCTAAAATTCGGATTGCTGACGATTTGACTTCAATTTTTTCTATGGGGTTTCGTGGAGAAGCCCTTGCTTCGATTGCCGCGATTTCTAAAATGCGTATCACTTCCTGTAGAAAAGACGATGCCAATAAACTGTATGCTGAAGGTGGGAAAATCCAGTCACTTGAGCCTGCGACCCGAAATCCTGGAACAACTGTAGCTGTTCACGCTCTCTTTTATAACGTTCCGGCGCGACGAAAATTTCAAAAGTCAGCTCAAAGTTGCCAAAATTCCATTGTCAAAATGTTGACAAAGCTAGCCCTTGCTCACCCATTTCTAGAAGTTAAATGTATTGCTGATGGAAAAGAGGTTTTTTCCTCGTTTATGAAACGATCAAAAGAAAAAGAAGTGGTCACTCACGATGTGATTGAAAAAGTTTTAGGAGCTGAATTTTTAGAAGGAACGTCAGAAGTTCATCATCAGGAACATGGATGTTTTTTGCATGGGTTTATTGGCTCACCTCATGGATGTCGAAAAAGCAAAGCTGGTCAATATCTCTTTGTCAATGGCCGCGCCATTCAATCGGCAGAAATTTCACGCGCCATTTACGAGGGATATGGAACTCGTCTTCCCTTAAATGAACACCCAACATTTGTTCTCCACTTGACATTGCCATCTCAGTGGATCGACGTCAACGTTCACCCTCAAAAAACTGAAATTCGGTTGCATGAATCAAGTGAAATAGAGCATGTAGTTCGCAAAGGGGTGTTTGAAGCGTTACAAAGAGAGCTAAGCTCAAATCCCACAAATCACCCAAAATTTGAGACAAGTTTCGCGTGGGAAGGTCCTCTCGAAACTACGTTGATGTTCCGTGAGGAAAAGGAAGAAATGCTTCCCCCTCAACTGCCAACGCAGCATCTACCGATCATCGGTCTATACTCCCATTATTTACTTCTCGATGCAGCGGGCATCGACCTTTCCATTGGAGGCTCTGATGGGATTATCCTTGTCGACTTACAAGCTGCAAAAGCGCAAATCACTTTTGAGTCCATCTTAAATCGTTTTGAGCAAACAGGAGAAATGCAAACACTTCTTTTCCCTATCACTTTTGAGTGTGCTATACACGAAAAAGGACTGATTGAAAGTCACCTCCCAATTCTTCAGAAATTGGGAATTGCCATTCGTTTATTTGGAGAAAACACCTTTGTTGTTGATGCCTTAGATCCTCATCTAGAAGAAATGGAGATTAAAAAACTCGTTGATGAGCTTGTCGAAATCTTGCACCAATTTGGCGATGATGAGCACTTAGCCAAGAAGCAGCAAAAAAAACTTGCGCTTACCATCCTCCGTTATGCAAGATCGGAAAGAGAGGGTGTAACTTTGGAGCAAGCGCGGGCGATTGCAAAACAACTCTTTTCGCTACCTTCCCCATTTTATGGTCCAACAGGTAAACCGACTTGCATTTATATGAGTCAAGATGAAATCGAAAACCATTTTCGTTAG
- a CDS encoding IS5 family transposase produces the protein MRKRNWHKYNRDLVKRGSITFFIDPNALTEKPEENKRGRPRLFSLPLIYLLLVLKIQYRLTYRTLEGFAKSILPHIEPDIFLPTYSLICKRASHMEALLPKLSSRRPKVVLLDTTGIKVYGEGEWKVKMHGASKRRKWVKLHIAIDENTQEIIHFEITKGHEADCKIGPKIIEKLPKPVETVIADGGYDTKRCREAINQIGAKDLIPPRKNSLLSPFMTRRNNALREIKGLGGDQLAREIWGKLTRYSRRALAETSFSRLKRLYGERFFSKKIETQKIEGHIKCKMLNQMLLIT, from the coding sequence ATGCGTAAACGCAATTGGCACAAGTATAATCGAGACTTAGTAAAAAGAGGAAGTATAACTTTTTTCATCGATCCAAATGCGTTAACTGAAAAGCCAGAGGAAAACAAACGAGGTCGACCTCGTTTGTTTTCCCTTCCACTCATCTATCTCCTTCTTGTCTTAAAGATACAATATCGCCTTACCTATAGAACTCTCGAGGGTTTTGCCAAATCGATCCTTCCACATATAGAACCTGATATTTTTCTTCCGACCTACTCTCTGATCTGCAAAAGAGCTTCCCACATGGAAGCTCTTTTGCCCAAGCTCTCTTCTAGAAGACCTAAAGTGGTGCTGTTAGATACTACAGGGATCAAAGTCTATGGGGAGGGAGAATGGAAAGTGAAAATGCATGGAGCCTCAAAGAGGAGAAAATGGGTTAAATTGCACATCGCTATTGATGAAAACACTCAAGAAATTATCCACTTTGAAATCACAAAAGGGCATGAAGCTGACTGCAAAATAGGCCCGAAAATCATAGAGAAGCTCCCTAAACCCGTTGAGACCGTCATAGCAGATGGAGGATACGACACAAAAAGATGCAGGGAGGCCATCAATCAAATAGGAGCGAAAGACCTTATTCCGCCTAGAAAAAACAGCCTATTATCTCCTTTTATGACAAGAAGGAACAACGCCTTACGCGAAATAAAAGGACTGGGAGGAGATCAGCTAGCGCGAGAAATCTGGGGAAAACTGACAAGATACTCAAGAAGGGCATTAGCAGAGACAAGCTTCTCAAGATTAAAGCGACTGTATGGGGAAAGGTTTTTCTCAAAGAAAATAGAAACTCAAAAAATCGAAGGTCATATTAAATGCAAAATGCTGAATCAAATGCTTCTGATAACTTAA
- a CDS encoding sensor histidine kinase codes for MSYTKKILTLLFLLIVASFLCFYPAKKGGFEDWTLFLVVFIVTFLGVFLFFQATWTSIQPKRKRRRKEHQYLFEALPLGVILISEKGRILYFNQKAQRYLKLAKSKLVGQELQDLKHSSLLKKCHRLFLRCKETGHEQSFSFCVEEIDQKSLNLVVKPLSEIGRFLILLADNSGQYQKHQLGKDFVANASHELRTPITIIKGFAETLSEMPEVSEAMFQDFTEKIVRNCQRMDQLVKNLLTLTDLDYLPQARLQECDLVALVDNCIYTLLAVHPDINIQALQNKEIISIPADPDLLELALMNLLENGVKYSTGPADLTITIEDRPDEVRLTVADKGMGIPEEDISRIFERFYTVNKSHSRRLGGAGLGLSIVKTIINKHEGSIEVSSKLGKGTEFLMTFRKALQTVMDYSGLDSSTT; via the coding sequence ATGAGTTACACCAAGAAAATTCTTACGCTTTTATTCCTTTTAATCGTTGCCAGTTTTTTGTGTTTTTACCCTGCAAAAAAAGGGGGATTTGAAGACTGGACCCTTTTTCTTGTAGTTTTTATTGTCACTTTTTTAGGAGTGTTTCTCTTTTTTCAGGCGACTTGGACATCCATTCAGCCGAAACGAAAACGGAGAAGAAAAGAGCATCAGTATCTCTTTGAAGCTCTCCCTCTAGGAGTGATTCTCATTAGCGAAAAGGGGCGGATTCTCTACTTCAACCAAAAAGCGCAACGGTATCTTAAGCTTGCGAAATCAAAGCTTGTAGGGCAAGAACTTCAAGATTTGAAACACTCCTCACTGCTCAAAAAGTGTCACCGGTTGTTTTTACGGTGTAAAGAAACGGGCCATGAGCAATCGTTTTCTTTTTGTGTCGAAGAAATAGATCAAAAGTCATTGAATCTCGTTGTCAAACCGCTCTCTGAAATTGGGCGATTTTTAATTTTATTAGCAGATAACTCAGGGCAGTATCAAAAGCATCAACTTGGAAAAGACTTTGTTGCCAATGCATCTCATGAACTCAGGACACCGATCACCATCATTAAAGGGTTTGCAGAAACCCTGAGTGAAATGCCTGAAGTGTCTGAGGCAATGTTTCAAGATTTTACAGAAAAAATTGTTCGCAACTGTCAACGGATGGATCAACTTGTTAAAAACCTTCTTACGCTGACAGATCTCGATTATTTGCCACAAGCAAGACTGCAAGAATGTGATCTCGTAGCACTTGTCGATAACTGTATCTATACACTTCTTGCAGTTCATCCTGATATCAACATCCAAGCACTTCAAAATAAAGAAATCATTTCCATTCCAGCTGATCCTGATCTTTTAGAGCTTGCTTTGATGAATTTGCTTGAGAATGGAGTGAAATATTCAACAGGACCTGCCGATCTCACCATTACGATTGAGGATCGGCCTGATGAAGTGCGGCTCACTGTTGCTGATAAGGGAATGGGAATTCCTGAAGAAGATATCTCGCGCATCTTTGAGAGGTTTTACACAGTGAATAAGTCCCATTCACGCCGTCTTGGGGGGGCAGGGCTTGGACTTTCGATTGTTAAAACCATTATAAACAAACATGAAGGTAGCATAGAGGTATCATCAAAACTGGGAAAAGGAACAGAGTTTCTGATGACCTTTCGTAAGGCTTTGCAAACAGTGATGGATTACTCGGGACTAGACTCTTCGACGACTTGA
- a CDS encoding M24 family metallopeptidase — MKSKTIFVRRQKTLKAHLSKWGVDCYLCDDPTDIFYLTGMQLSQGRLLLHSRSATLFVDGRYYEEAKIKACCTVKKMEEKEVLSLLSSSTWKDVRTVGFDTNTSYIRVDKFKKQLQALRKARRLQTPYQMKGLAKPVQSLRAIKDTNELVLIEKSAQLLWKGFLHAKKQLKVGVEEREIALEFEFYCRKLGAEELSFTPIVAFGAGSALPHYHTGKRKLKMGDIVLMDLGVRLSGYASDMTRTFFFGEGSKELKHLFQVVEEAKQAALDLCQPGVALTKIDKAARKVMRKAHLEKHFLHSLGHGIGLEVHESPNFRTDDIELAPGMVITIEPGLYLPGKGGVRLEDMVVITKTGHRNLFR; from the coding sequence ATGAAATCGAAAACCATTTTCGTTAGAAGACAAAAAACATTAAAAGCCCATCTTTCCAAATGGGGAGTCGATTGTTATTTGTGCGACGATCCAACAGATATTTTTTATCTTACAGGGATGCAACTTTCACAAGGGAGACTTCTGCTCCATTCTCGATCAGCTACCCTTTTTGTCGATGGTAGATATTACGAAGAAGCCAAAATAAAAGCGTGCTGCACTGTCAAAAAAATGGAGGAAAAAGAGGTGCTCAGCTTGCTTTCTTCGTCAACTTGGAAAGACGTGCGTACTGTAGGCTTTGACACAAACACATCTTACATTCGAGTGGACAAGTTTAAAAAACAGCTTCAAGCCTTGCGAAAAGCGCGCCGGTTACAAACACCTTATCAGATGAAGGGATTAGCCAAACCAGTCCAATCTTTGCGCGCAATCAAAGATACAAATGAACTTGTTCTGATCGAAAAAAGTGCTCAGCTTTTGTGGAAGGGATTTTTACATGCAAAAAAACAGTTAAAAGTAGGAGTTGAAGAAAGAGAAATAGCATTAGAGTTTGAATTTTATTGCCGCAAATTGGGCGCAGAAGAGCTGTCTTTTACTCCAATTGTTGCGTTTGGAGCGGGTTCGGCACTTCCCCATTATCATACGGGAAAGAGAAAGCTCAAAATGGGGGATATTGTCTTAATGGATCTAGGAGTCCGTCTTAGTGGGTATGCAAGTGATATGACACGGACATTCTTTTTTGGAGAAGGCTCAAAAGAGCTTAAACACCTCTTTCAAGTTGTCGAAGAGGCGAAGCAAGCAGCACTTGATCTTTGCCAACCTGGTGTGGCTTTGACCAAGATCGATAAAGCAGCGCGCAAAGTGATGCGAAAAGCCCACCTTGAAAAGCACTTTCTTCATAGTTTAGGACATGGTATAGGGTTGGAAGTGCATGAATCACCAAATTTTCGCACCGATGATATCGAGCTTGCTCCGGGAATGGTGATCACAATTGAACCTGGCCTCTACTTGCCGGGAAAGGGAGGCGTTCGGTTAGAAGATATGGTGGTGATTACAAAAACAGGGCACAGGAACCTATTTAGATGA
- the crcB gene encoding fluoride efflux transporter CrcB — protein MIKDLLLIACGGGVGAVFRFLLSRGVQSLFGFTFPYGTLLVNLIGAFLIGLLSVLLIERGGNLAQELRALLLIGLLGGFTTFSSFSYETLELWESRELLKAALYILVSVAFCLIATWCGLTIGRKI, from the coding sequence ATGATAAAAGACTTATTACTCATTGCATGTGGTGGGGGAGTGGGAGCAGTTTTTCGGTTCCTCTTATCAAGAGGAGTTCAGTCTCTTTTTGGCTTTACTTTTCCTTATGGAACACTTCTCGTGAATCTCATTGGAGCATTTCTGATTGGTCTCCTTTCAGTTCTACTCATCGAACGAGGAGGAAATCTTGCGCAAGAACTTCGTGCTCTACTTTTGATTGGACTCTTAGGTGGCTTTACAACTTTCTCGAGCTTTTCCTATGAAACACTCGAACTTTGGGAAAGTAGAGAGCTCTTAAAAGCTGCGCTTTACATTCTCGTTTCTGTGGCTTTTTGCCTGATTGCCACCTGGTGTGGATTAACAATAGGAAGAAAAATATGA